A window from Bacteroidota bacterium encodes these proteins:
- a CDS encoding zinc-dependent peptidase, which yields MATITLLIIIFLWAYIRYFHIVKPDAPDDIYEVEKNVFDTYNQFYQANIPYYNNLDSLSKAKFVERSIDISKHIQIQTRDELVYDGEMNMFICGCLAQLTYGLNSPNLDMLKGVVLFPDIFYSRLVESDVKGLALGNGVVFLSWHHFKEGYKDSRDTFNLGLHEFAHILRMEALDDDVADSRFSNYYEEWNELASLSFHKMRNGSISFFRDYAATNESEFFSVCIENFFEVPDLFEQELPSLYYHLCYLLNQNPLNTSHNYSFNRDDIQMINEELKRDIPVFEHVFSTYEKQFWQYGSHVTLMALIAAVLISVNILNAQIMRGLLIDFFIISSIILCVRYWYFSDIRAITNTGYVTHLVTRVMPLLAVITFVFHLLFI from the coding sequence TTGGCTACTATAACTTTACTTATCATTATTTTTCTGTGGGCTTACATCAGGTATTTTCATATAGTAAAGCCCGATGCCCCCGATGATATTTACGAGGTAGAAAAAAATGTATTTGACACCTACAATCAATTTTACCAGGCCAATATTCCTTATTACAATAACTTGGATTCGTTATCCAAAGCAAAATTCGTAGAGCGAAGTATAGATATCAGCAAGCATATACAAATTCAAACCCGTGATGAATTGGTGTATGATGGTGAAATGAATATGTTTATTTGTGGTTGTCTAGCCCAATTAACTTATGGTTTGAACAGCCCAAACCTTGATATGCTGAAAGGTGTTGTACTTTTCCCTGATATATTTTACAGTAGATTAGTTGAAAGTGATGTAAAAGGACTGGCCCTTGGAAATGGAGTAGTGTTTTTAAGCTGGCATCATTTTAAAGAAGGTTATAAGGATAGCAGGGATACTTTTAATTTGGGCTTGCATGAATTTGCACACATACTCAGAATGGAAGCTTTAGACGATGATGTAGCAGATAGTAGATTTAGCAATTATTATGAAGAATGGAATGAATTGGCAAGTTTATCGTTTCATAAAATGCGCAATGGCTCCATTAGTTTTTTCAGGGATTATGCAGCCACCAATGAATCGGAATTTTTTTCGGTTTGTATAGAAAACTTTTTTGAAGTGCCCGATTTATTTGAACAGGAACTGCCTTCCCTGTATTATCACCTTTGTTATTTGCTAAATCAAAACCCGTTAAATACAAGCCATAATTATTCATTTAACAGGGATGATATACAAATGATAAATGAAGAGTTAAAGCGTGATATTCCTGTATTTGAACATGTATTTAGTACCTATGAAAAACAGTTTTGGCAATATGGTTCGCACGTTACTTTAATGGCTTTGATTGCTGCTGTTTTAATTTCGGTAAACATATTGAACGCACAAATTATGCGTGGTCTGCTGATAGATTTCTTTATTATATCAAGCATCATATTATGTGTAAGGTACTGGTATTTTTCTGATATACGTGCCATCACTAATACAGGTTATGTTACCCATTTAGTAACCCGTGTAATGCCGCTTTTGGCTGTTATTACCTTTGTGTTTCACTTACTGTTTATTTAA
- the lpdA gene encoding dihydrolipoyl dehydrogenase, with the protein MNYDLVVIGSGPGGYVAAIRASQLGLKTAIIEKAEMGGVCLNWGCIPTKALLKSAQVFEYIKHAADYGISVQGAEKDFAAVVKRSRGVADNMSKGIAFLMKKNKIDVIAGHGKLLAAGKVEVTEAAGTKKTVEAKHIILATGARSRELPNIKIDNKKVIGYRDAMVLPTQPKSMIVMGSGAIGCEFAYFYNSMGTKVTIVEFMPNILPVEDEDSSKEVTKAFKKSGIEILTNASVESVDTSGAGCKVKVKTAEGVKEMEADVVLSAVGIQTNLENLGLETLGVKTDKGKVLVDDFYQTNIKGVYAIGDIVMGQALAHVASAEGIICVEKIAGHHPEPLNYNNIPGCTYSSPEVASVGYTEKAAKEAGYELKIGKFPFSASGKASAGGVKEGFIKVIFDAKYGEFLGAHMVGANVTEMIAEVVVARKLETTGMEIIKSVHPHPTMSEAIMEAAAQAYGECIHL; encoded by the coding sequence ATGAATTACGATTTAGTAGTAATAGGTAGCGGCCCTGGTGGCTATGTAGCTGCCATAAGAGCAAGCCAGTTAGGACTTAAAACAGCCATTATTGAAAAAGCCGAAATGGGAGGTGTTTGTTTAAACTGGGGTTGTATTCCAACCAAAGCTTTGCTTAAATCTGCTCAAGTTTTCGAATATATAAAACATGCTGCTGATTACGGAATTAGTGTTCAGGGTGCAGAAAAAGATTTTGCAGCAGTGGTAAAACGTAGCCGTGGTGTAGCTGATAATATGAGTAAAGGTATTGCATTCTTAATGAAAAAAAATAAAATAGATGTAATAGCCGGTCATGGTAAATTATTAGCTGCCGGTAAAGTAGAAGTGACTGAAGCTGCCGGAACTAAAAAAACAGTAGAAGCTAAACATATTATTTTAGCAACAGGTGCACGCAGCCGCGAGTTACCTAATATAAAAATTGATAACAAAAAAGTAATTGGCTACAGAGATGCAATGGTGTTGCCAACACAACCTAAAAGCATGATAGTAATGGGTAGTGGTGCTATTGGATGCGAGTTTGCTTATTTCTATAACAGCATGGGTACTAAAGTTACTATTGTAGAGTTTATGCCTAATATTTTGCCGGTTGAAGATGAGGATTCAAGCAAAGAAGTAACCAAAGCATTTAAAAAATCAGGTATCGAAATTTTAACCAATGCTTCAGTAGAAAGCGTAGATACAAGTGGTGCAGGTTGCAAAGTAAAAGTTAAAACAGCCGAAGGAGTTAAAGAAATGGAAGCCGATGTAGTGCTTTCAGCAGTGGGTATTCAAACCAATTTAGAAAACTTAGGCTTAGAGACTTTAGGAGTAAAAACAGATAAAGGTAAAGTATTAGTTGATGATTTTTACCAAACCAATATAAAAGGTGTTTATGCCATTGGCGATATAGTAATGGGACAAGCATTGGCACACGTAGCAAGTGCTGAAGGTATTATTTGTGTAGAGAAAATTGCAGGACACCATCCGGAGCCTTTAAACTACAACAACATACCGGGCTGTACTTATAGCTCACCGGAAGTAGCCTCAGTTGGTTATACCGAGAAAGCTGCTAAAGAAGCCGGATACGAATTAAAAATAGGTAAGTTCCCTTTTAGTGCAAGTGGTAAAGCAAGTGCTGGTGGTGTAAAAGAAGGTTTTATAAAAGTAATTTTCGATGCTAAGTATGGTGAGTTTTTAGGAGCCCATATGGTAGGAGCAAATGTAACTGAAATGATAGCCGAAGTAGTGGTAGCTCGTAAATTAGAGACAACCGGAATGGAGATTATTAAATCAGTTCATCCGCATCCAACCATGAGCGAAGCTATTATGGAAGCCGCAGCACAAGCATACGGTGAGTGTATACACTTATAG
- a CDS encoding CusA/CzcA family heavy metal efflux RND transporter — MNKLIKNIIAFSLKNKPFTFFWVSILIISGFVAFKNMPIEAFPDVTNTQIIIVTEWNGRSAEEIERFVTTPVEIAMNSVQKKTSVRSITMFGLSVIKIIFEDDVEDFFARQQVNNQLRTVSLPDGVEPDVQPPYGPTGEVFRYTLKSNTRDSRELLTIQNWVIDRQLRSVPGVADLVAFGGREKTYDVSVDPNRLSKYNITPLEVFQAVNGSNLNVGGDVIEKNGQAYVVRGVGLLGSIKDIENIIIDDAGGNPVLVKNVGEVVESSLPRVGQVGLNGNDDVVEGIVVMRKGENPKEVLGRIKAKIEELNTRILPNDVKMETFYDRDNLMNYTTTTVMHNMFEGILFVTVIVFLFMADWRTTVTVSIIIPLSLLFAFLCLKLKGMSANLLSLGAVDFGIIIDGAVVMVEGIFVTLDHIAHKRGMTAFNKLSIGSVIKQTGTELGKAIFFSKLIIITALLPIFAFQKVEGKMFSPLAYTLGFALLGALIFTLTLVPVLCHIFLNKNVKEKHNPFVNFWNKIVENGFAWTFRNKRKTLITSVALIGLTFFSASFLGTEFLPQLNEGALWVEAKFPMSQSLKETVEKTAILRTELQKFPEVNGVLSQVGRSNDGTDPSGFYYVQMQVNLKHKDDWKRKISMDDLVREMDDSLSKYQGIGYNYSQPIIDNVAESVAGINASNAVKIYGDNLEKLDEIANDVIKQIEHVEGIKDVGILRNVGQPEMSVILDREKMAAYGVKAADAQAVLEMAFGGKTATQKFEGEKKFDIRVRYLKEYRKDEIDISNLKVPTIQGVKIPLKEIASIKKITGPAFIYRDNTKRFIGVKFSVRDRDLGSTIAEAQKNVEQNIQLPTGYSIGWTGEFENQVRATKSLGQMVPISLVGIFILLFIMFGNIKDSLLVLANVPFAIIGGIMALHVTGINFGISGGVGFIALFGICIQNGVILISEFHKNLKGKMNLESSIKEAVKVRTRPVVMTALMASIGLLPAAISTGIGSESQKPLAVVIIGGLITATILTLLVFPIIFWVFNRPKNVEI, encoded by the coding sequence GTGAACAAACTAATTAAAAATATTATAGCATTCTCGCTAAAGAATAAACCATTTACCTTCTTTTGGGTATCCATATTAATCATCTCCGGATTTGTGGCTTTTAAGAATATGCCCATTGAAGCATTCCCCGATGTTACCAATACGCAGATTATTATAGTAACAGAATGGAATGGCAGGAGTGCGGAGGAAATAGAACGCTTTGTAACTACACCGGTTGAAATTGCCATGAATTCAGTACAGAAAAAAACCAGTGTTCGAAGCATTACCATGTTTGGTCTTTCTGTTATAAAAATAATTTTTGAAGACGATGTAGAAGATTTTTTTGCAAGGCAGCAAGTCAACAACCAGTTAAGGACGGTGTCGCTTCCTGATGGAGTAGAACCTGATGTGCAACCACCTTATGGTCCTACAGGTGAGGTATTTCGTTATACACTTAAAAGTAACACAAGAGATTCACGCGAATTGTTAACCATTCAAAATTGGGTTATTGACAGACAATTGCGTTCCGTACCGGGAGTAGCAGATTTAGTGGCTTTTGGTGGCAGAGAAAAAACGTACGATGTAAGTGTTGACCCTAACCGATTATCAAAATACAATATAACTCCTTTAGAAGTTTTTCAGGCAGTAAATGGAAGTAATTTAAATGTAGGAGGCGATGTTATTGAAAAAAATGGACAAGCTTATGTGGTAAGAGGAGTTGGCTTGTTAGGAAGCATTAAAGACATTGAAAATATTATTATAGACGATGCAGGAGGTAATCCGGTATTGGTTAAAAATGTGGGGGAGGTTGTAGAAAGTTCGTTGCCAAGAGTAGGTCAGGTAGGACTGAATGGTAATGACGATGTGGTGGAAGGAATTGTGGTAATGCGTAAGGGCGAAAACCCAAAAGAAGTATTGGGAAGAATAAAAGCAAAAATTGAAGAGTTAAACACGCGCATTTTACCCAACGATGTAAAAATGGAAACATTTTACGATAGAGATAATTTAATGAATTATACTACCACAACCGTTATGCATAACATGTTTGAGGGAATATTATTTGTTACTGTTATTGTTTTTCTATTTATGGCTGACTGGCGTACCACAGTCACTGTTTCTATTATCATTCCACTCTCCTTATTATTTGCCTTTTTGTGTTTAAAACTAAAAGGTATGAGCGCTAATTTACTATCACTAGGAGCGGTTGATTTTGGTATTATTATAGATGGGGCGGTTGTAATGGTGGAGGGAATATTTGTAACCCTTGACCATATAGCCCATAAGCGGGGCATGACTGCCTTTAATAAACTCTCCATTGGAAGTGTAATAAAGCAAACAGGTACAGAATTGGGTAAGGCAATATTCTTTTCTAAACTAATTATTATAACAGCTTTATTACCCATTTTTGCTTTCCAAAAAGTAGAAGGTAAAATGTTTTCGCCATTGGCTTATACATTGGGTTTTGCTTTGTTAGGCGCTTTAATTTTTACATTAACATTAGTGCCCGTTTTATGCCATATATTTTTAAACAAAAACGTAAAAGAAAAACACAATCCATTTGTTAATTTCTGGAATAAAATAGTGGAGAATGGTTTTGCATGGACATTTAGAAATAAGCGCAAAACATTGATTACATCAGTAGCATTAATAGGGCTGACATTTTTCTCCGCTTCATTTTTAGGTACAGAGTTTTTACCCCAATTAAACGAAGGCGCTTTGTGGGTTGAAGCCAAATTCCCCATGAGCCAGAGCTTAAAAGAAACCGTTGAAAAAACAGCTATTTTAAGAACAGAGTTACAAAAATTTCCGGAAGTAAATGGTGTACTTTCGCAAGTAGGAAGGAGCAATGATGGAACCGATCCAAGTGGCTTTTATTATGTGCAAATGCAGGTTAATTTAAAGCACAAAGATGATTGGAAACGTAAAATATCAATGGATGATTTGGTTAGGGAAATGGACGACTCATTATCGAAATACCAGGGTATAGGTTACAACTACTCACAACCCATTATTGATAATGTGGCAGAGAGTGTAGCAGGTATCAATGCTTCCAACGCAGTTAAAATTTATGGCGATAACTTAGAGAAGCTTGATGAAATAGCCAACGATGTGATTAAACAAATAGAGCATGTTGAAGGTATAAAAGATGTAGGTATTTTAAGGAATGTGGGTCAGCCGGAAATGAGTGTAATACTTGATAGGGAAAAGATGGCGGCCTATGGTGTAAAAGCAGCAGATGCACAAGCCGTATTGGAAATGGCTTTTGGAGGTAAAACAGCTACACAGAAATTTGAAGGAGAGAAAAAATTTGATATACGTGTAAGGTATTTAAAAGAGTATAGAAAAGATGAAATAGACATTTCAAACTTAAAAGTACCCACTATACAAGGAGTAAAAATTCCTTTGAAGGAAATAGCGAGCATTAAAAAAATTACAGGCCCTGCCTTTATTTACAGGGATAATACCAAACGATTTATTGGTGTAAAGTTTTCAGTACGCGACAGAGATTTGGGAAGTACCATAGCCGAAGCACAAAAAAATGTGGAACAAAATATTCAATTACCAACAGGCTACAGCATAGGCTGGACAGGTGAATTTGAAAACCAAGTAAGAGCTACCAAAAGTTTAGGGCAAATGGTTCCAATCAGTTTAGTAGGTATTTTCATTTTGCTGTTTATTATGTTTGGTAATATAAAAGACTCATTGCTTGTTTTGGCCAATGTTCCTTTTGCTATTATTGGTGGTATTATGGCATTACATGTTACAGGTATTAATTTTGGTATATCCGGTGGAGTCGGTTTCATTGCATTATTTGGTATTTGTATTCAAAATGGTGTTATTCTAATTTCAGAATTTCATAAAAACTTAAAAGGCAAAATGAATTTAGAATCTTCTATAAAAGAAGCTGTAAAAGTACGTACACGTCCTGTTGTTATGACGGCATTAATGGCATCTATTGGTTTGTTACCGGCAGCTATTAGTACAGGTATAGGTTCTGAATCGCAAAAACCACTAGCAGTTGTTATTATAGGTGGATTGATAACTGCAACGATTTTAACCTTGTTGGTATTTCCAATTATTTTCTGGGTGTTTAATCGCCCCAAAAATGTAGAAATATAA
- a CDS encoding efflux RND transporter periplasmic adaptor subunit, which yields MLYKSIVFLTSILVLFSSCSEKKKEVETATAFVLSDVMLSSTKTSVATLSPLKNEISFYGKITADNNKLIEVFPIVGGNVTKVYVELGDYVTKGQLLATILSTEVAGFEKDLDDARNDVIVAKNNLKVAQELFEGKLTSERDVLEAKSHLDKAQSQLLRIQETYKIYNIKKGAIYEVRSPLNGFILQKNINQDMLLRNDRSDNIFDIAEINEVWAIANVNESDIDQVKLGIDAAVTTLTYPDRVFKGKVDKIFNIIDPSTKAMQVKITLKNDKFLLKPEMRANIKLSYTENDQQMINIPSEAVIFDKSKNFVMIFKDRNNIETRQVEVYRQVGDTTFISSGLKAGEKVMTQNQLLVYDALND from the coding sequence ATGTTATATAAATCAATTGTTTTCCTTACTAGTATTTTAGTATTGTTTTCATCGTGTAGCGAAAAGAAAAAAGAAGTTGAAACCGCTACTGCTTTTGTATTAAGCGATGTGATGTTGAGTTCAACTAAAACTTCGGTGGCTACTTTATCACCACTTAAAAATGAAATATCATTTTATGGAAAAATTACTGCTGACAATAATAAGCTGATTGAAGTATTTCCAATTGTTGGTGGTAATGTTACCAAGGTTTATGTAGAGTTAGGTGATTATGTTACCAAAGGCCAGTTACTGGCTACCATTTTAAGTACTGAAGTAGCAGGCTTTGAAAAAGATTTGGACGATGCCAGAAATGATGTAATTGTAGCTAAAAACAACCTGAAAGTAGCACAAGAATTGTTTGAAGGCAAGCTAACATCAGAGCGTGATGTACTGGAAGCGAAGAGCCATTTAGATAAAGCACAATCACAATTATTGCGTATACAGGAAACATATAAAATTTATAATATTAAGAAGGGTGCTATTTATGAAGTACGCTCTCCATTAAATGGGTTTATTCTTCAAAAAAATATTAACCAGGATATGTTGTTGCGTAACGATAGGAGTGATAACATTTTTGACATAGCAGAAATAAATGAAGTTTGGGCTATTGCCAATGTAAATGAAAGTGATATTGACCAAGTAAAATTAGGCATTGATGCAGCGGTAACAACATTAACCTATCCAGATAGAGTATTTAAAGGCAAAGTAGATAAGATCTTTAATATTATAGATCCATCAACCAAGGCTATGCAAGTAAAAATAACGCTTAAAAATGATAAGTTTTTATTGAAGCCAGAAATGCGTGCAAACATTAAACTGTCTTATACCGAAAACGATCAGCAAATGATTAATATTCCTTCAGAAGCAGTGATTTTTGATAAGAGTAAAAACTTTGTGATGATATTTAAAGACCGCAATAATATTGAAACAAGACAGGTTGAAGTATACAGACAAGTAGGTGATACCACATTTATTTCATCAGGTTTAAAAGCAGGTGAAAAGGTAATGACACAAAATCAATTGCTGGTTTATGATGCGTTGAATGATTAA